The following are encoded in a window of Cucurbita pepo subsp. pepo cultivar mu-cu-16 chromosome LG12, ASM280686v2, whole genome shotgun sequence genomic DNA:
- the LOC111807466 gene encoding sugar transport protein 13-like, giving the protein MQPSVSVSSSFKFGTSLAVFFATMPAGGFSTAAGGVEFEAKITPIVIISCVMAATGGLMFGYDVGVSGGVTSMPSFLKKFFPVVHRRIKEGGDSNYCKYDNQGLQLFTSSLYLAGLTATFFASYTTRRLGRRPTMLIAGVFFIIGTVLNAAAQNIEMLIIGRILLGCGVGFANQAVPLFLSEIAPTRIRGGLNILFQLNVTIGILFASLINYGTAKIKDGWGWRLSLGLAGVPAGLLTIGALLVVETPNSLIERGRFEEGKATLKRIRGTENIEPEFLELVEASRIAKEVKHPFRNLLRRRNRPQIIIAVALQVFQQLTGINAIMFYAPVLFSTLGFKNDAALYSAVITGAVNVASTVVSIYSVDKLGRRILLLEAGVQMFISQVVIAVILGIKVKDDTNNLHNALAIVVVVMVCTFVSSFAWSWGPLGWLIPSETFPLETRSAGQSITVCVNLLFTFAIAQAFLSMLCHFKFGIFLFFSGWVLVMSVFVLFLLPETKNVPIEEMTDRVWKQHWLWKRFMDDDGEDRRRYAEESVKAVGVNGRGAAVKNGQSNGNGFDSVSHQL; this is encoded by the exons ATGCAACCAAGTGTTTCAGTCTCTTCTTCATTCAAATTTGGCACCTCGCTTGCTGTTTTCTTCGCCACCATGCCTGCCGGAGGATTCTCCACCGCCGCTGGCGGCGTCGAGTTTGAGGCCAAAATCACTCCCATCGTCATTATTTCTTGTGTTATGGCCGCCACTGGCGGCCTCATGTTCGGTTACGACGTCGGTGTTTCCG GTGGAGTAACATCGATGCCatcgtttttaaaaaaattcttcccGGTGGTTCACCGGAGAATCAAAGAGGGCGGCGATAGTAACTATTGCAAATACGATAACCAAGGTCTTCAACTATTCACATCGTCCTTATATCTCGCTGGATTAACCGCCACCTTCTTCGCCTCCTACACCACACGACGGCTCGGGCGACGGCCGACCATGTTGATCGCCGGCGTGTTTTTCATAATCGGTACCGTTCTCAACGCCGCTGCACAAAACATCGAAATGCTCATTATTGGTAGAATCTTGCTCGGTTGTGGTGTCGGTTTCGCGAATCAG GCAGTGCCATTATTTCTATCGGAGATTGCACCAACCAGAATACGTGGCGGACTTAATATATTATTCCAACTCAACGTCACCATTGGCATACTTTTCGCCAGCCTCATCAACTACGGAACTGCCAA AATTAAAGATGGATGGGGATGGAGGCTGTCCTTAGGGCTGGCCGGAGTCCCGGCCGGTCTACTTACAATCGGAGCTCTTTTAGTAGTGGAAACGCCGAACAGTTTGATAGAACGGGGTCGttttgaagaaggaaaagccACTCTGAAAAGAATTAGAGGAACCGAAAATATCGAACCGGAGTTTTTGGAGCTGGTCGAAGCGAGCCGGATTGCAAAGGAAGTAAAACACCCATTTCGAAACTTACTCAGGCGGCGGAATCGGCCGCAGATCATTATCGCCGTCGCACTACAAGTCTTCCAGCAACTCACCGGAATCAACGCGATTATGTTCTACGCGCCGGTTTTGTTCAGCACTTTGGGGTTTAAAAACGACGCCGCTCTGTACTCCGCCGTCATCACCGGAGCTGTTAACGTTGCTTCTACCGTCGTCTCGATTTACTCTGTTGATAAACTTGGCCGCCGGATTCTCTTGCTTGAAGCCGGAGTTCAGATGTTTATTTCTCAG GTGGTGATCGCAGTGATTTTAGGAATCAAAGTGAAGGACGATACGAACAATCTCCACAACGCGCTGGCCATCGTCGTGGTGGTAATGGTCTGCACATTCGTGTCGTCCTTCGCCTGGTCGTGGGGGCCTCTGGGATGGCTAATTCCGAGCGAAACGTTCCCTTTGGAGACACGATCGGCGGGGCAGAGCATCACCGTGTGCGTAAATCTCCTGTTCACCTTCGCCATCGCTCAAGCCTTTCTCTCCATGCTCTGCCACTTCAAGTTCGGGATCTTCCTGTTCTTCTCCGGCTGGGTTCTTGTCATGTCCGTGTTCGTTCTGTTTCTGCTGCCGGAGACCAAGAATGTTCCGATCGAAGAGATGACGGATAGGGTGTGGAAGCAGCACTGGCTGTGGAAGAGGTTTATGGACGACGACGGTGAGGATCGCCGTCGTTATGCGGAGGAGAGTGTGAAGGCTGTTGGGGTTAATGGGCGGGGCGCGGCGGTGAAGAATGGGCAGAGTAATGGGAATGGGTTCGATTCTGTTTCGCATCAGTTGTAA
- the LOC111806918 gene encoding mavicyanin-like → MGFAAERAVAVTAAVFVVVMTMVLEPAVAAVYKVGDAAGWTTIGGVDYKQWAATKTFQPGDVIVFEYNAKFHNVMRVTHGMYKSCNVSDPIETHSSGNDTITIQTRGHHFFLCGVPGHCQAGQKVDINVQRLASTTVAPEPSALASPAVPLAHTPATQAPKATAPRLGAGFWLLLSALSVLAIA, encoded by the exons ATGGGTTTTGCGGCGGAGAGAGCGGTTGCGGTGACGGCGGCGGTGTTCGTGGTCGTCATGACCATGGTGCTGGAGCCGGCGGTCGCGGCGGTTTATAAGGTTGGAGACGCCGCCGGCTGGACCACCATCGGCGGTGTCGACTACAAGCAGTGGGCTGCTACCAAGACTTTCCAGCCCGGTGATGTCATCG TATTTGAGTACAACGCCAAGTTCCACAACGTAATGAGAGTGACGCATGGGATGTACAAATCATGCAATGTCTCAGACCCCATAGAGACACACTCTTCCGGCAACGACACCATCACCATTCAAACCAGAGGCCATCACTTTTTCCTCTGCGGTGTTCCCGGCCATTGCCAGGCCGGCCAGAAGGTCGACATTAACGTCCAACGCCTCGCTTCCACCACCGTTGCCCCAGAGCCCTCTGCCTTGGCCTCCCCTGCCGTCCCCCTTGCACATACACCCGCCACACAAGCACCAAAAGCCACTGCCCCGCGCCTTGGCGCTGGCTTTTGGCTATTGCTTTCGGCCTTGTCCGTTCTAGCGATTGCTTAA